The genome window GAATTCTCACAAGTTCATGAGGGCCAATCGCTTGATCATGCGTGTCTAACAAATCACACCAGCATCACGTGCCTTTGTGTTATGTgataacacggttgtttgatgtatatagaattggcttcattattaactaaatgcaaactatagatggcgctatttatcctaaatcatatttctttatttgcaagggttttgTGATTAATACTGCTATTGACACAGtcggaataggtgaaacaagcaacaaggatatTATATAAAcctattttatcaaacaataaaaggaattatatgTATTAAAAGCTTTAAAGAGTAATTtctagtaactaaatagcgccaccaattttgttattaatagatacattttacatccgaaaaagctttaaaaagtactattaaagtaaataattttgtaaaagaggggaaattaaagttgagaatgactcaaaagcatctgcatacattagcatgatatcacttttcgCTGTTTAAGcataaaatttggttgtacatgatgttttgtttgaaaaactaataaatgatcccatcaaacaaccgtgataagAGGGTGCATGTCTTCCCGTTTACACAAAAGACCATAAAGAAACACAGTTTGTGCGTACGTAGCAGTTTCGTATGTCGCAGTTCAtggaacgattggccctcattaacagGTCTTCAAAAGTGTATAATTCCCTGTCTTTATTTGTTTACAGTGACTGTTATATTCTGTTCATGCTACTCAGGATATAATAAACTTGTAAATTCACAACCTGTATTAAACATTGCTAATGTGCACAATATTATATGTCCTGTTATAAAGAACTTTTCTTGGACTTCATGCAGTTTTATTGGCATGCctagcctcccccccccccacaaacctGATTTTCCATGACTTCCAATTAAGTTTGTATGGTAAGTCCAAAGATATTAGCACCAATATTAAATGTAAAATAGTCTTTTAATTGAGTACTAGTTTAAATGTCCTTGATTACTCACAAAACATGAACTTTGATGATAAAAATGCAAGTTTGAAATTGGGAGGTAGCTACAGGTTGTGGATTCAAATCCCTGCAGTGGTATCATGTTGTGCACTTATGCATGGCTTTTCACCCCTATCgcctctctccacccaggtgtaaatgaGTACTACCATCAATTAATACTGGGAAAGTAACAGACTCACATAGCGATTCCCCCGCAGCAGCATTACATGGATGAACCCTACCCAATCACTTCGAAACAGACATGGGCACACCGGCCTCAATACAGGTTCTTcccctatagaggccgtcagcgtgacgtcatatgccgccatcttgtgggtacacgctgtgatggtcgttcgatctcgatgcgtgaacagcaaaatcaccgcgttaaTGCGCGacaacagctgcgtggcaagctgcgccctgcgcgtagggtccgacgcatgaacacacaaatcatttgtacccacaagatggcgaaaggctgacggcctctataactTTACTTGTAGATGCCACACTAAATAATTGCAACCAGGATCACcttgcagggtcagaaattcggcgagaatccattctcgcaaagattcttgtcaacaaaattgcaagaatctaaatgaattctcgtaaatatttcagtttatcatacaaagttatatggtgaGAATCCATGGATTCATGGGATAATTCAAAAGGATTCTTGCACTTGGtcgcgaatttctgaccctgcctTTAGTTCTTGTACTGGTAATctaagccagtggcgtagcgtgagtcatcccaTTGGGGGAGGGGCACCAATCCCGATCAAATCAATTGGGGCCacgtggggggggggcacatcaaaaaatttggtgagtatatgggtatgttcccccagaaTTGTGGTGGTGGGtttttgggagctgatggcgtatcagtaaaagggggtcttttggagctgcaaacgtGCCGCTATGCCACTGCAGTAAGAGCTTGTAAGCAGTTAAGTTAGCTCAACTATCTCACAAGAACAAACGAGGGCTTTGCCAGGGCTTGAACTTGCTTATTGCATCACCACATATCAACCAATCCAGAGTCTATTTAGCTAACATAACTGGTGTCATCAAAATAACATTGATGGGGTTCTTTTTAGTATAAAAAAAGAAATTCAATTTTTCTTCCCTCCCTAAATTAATCTAGTTTTGCTCATCACAGTGCTACAATGATGCTTTGGTTTATGCCCTTTCATTAAAACATGAATATGTAATAGAAACAAACTTTCATAAATAAGTCACactaaacaaattatatacattgtagCTTTGATGCTTTTGTTTTTGAATATTCACTAATTTATTAACATTATCAACTATCATTTTATAAGAGACACTATTTCAAAATCTGAGAAATTACATGTGAATGATCGGAAATATTAtgaatacaaatacaatacaaatgcAATACAAATACAAACACAAATACAATATGTGTTTATCAATTACAATCATGATCCAATTACATATATATTGTCATGGTTTTCTCCATGTGAGGAAGCCCAGATTGGGCCCGCTATATGgatgaccttattctcccacacaggggatgtgtatttaaggtggttttaaatgcaaagtaaagatctatggatcgttttcatctttggcacagaataagataataatttttaaaaattttcagcaccctacctcctctgattattgctctccagggaccgggaaatttcagacctggatactgccctcatacggttgaaattgcacatgtccaaataaataaaaagaaagttaccAACAAATATTGTTTCATCAACAGTttttcccgtaaaaagtttgtaagtaatatggaatctgtggccaaaaacgaaaatttcactttgacACCCCCCAGGGGGAattccactgggattttttttacgggaaaatcagtggaggtgcttgaggaacatgactcaacatgtgagtatactttaattgggacaaatgaagtgatttgcaaaaaacaggaaaaaaacaacttacagtgtgattggtcagaagccaatagcgactgcttggtaATACCATGGCAAcagttttattaccttcataacatgccCAACATATCCCTATATAAGTACAAACTCACTTGAGTGCCAATTTACTGGGCTCAAAAGGTATTGTAAGGAGCAACCTCATCATCAACATGAAAATAGAGATTTGGGCTTCTTCACAAGGAGAAACTTTAGAGCCTAGACATATTGAGTgcattatttagagaataaaggtattatttttagCCACTGTTGTGCATCTATGGGCTCAAATGTGTTAAAATACATTGATCCAAGTTGTGCAGAATGAATTACACACATCAGCCAGTCAAAAAAAGTAATACAAATCTTTTTAAACCTAATAGTTAGAAAAATACTATACATAAAGATTACAATTCCTGACTCAAAATTGCACTATATGGTACTTTCGTCATCTTGGTTTGTCGCTAATGGAGGGCAGAAAATGTATGGAATgaataattcaaatatacacattattatgttctgatgaatccaagtgtgtgaaaatattggatccaaaacataataatgataaaattagatgttttacacccaatatttattggttttgCTTGTActtctcatccaatatttttaaaactcatagctccaATTTtggatccaattttatatcaaacaatagcACTAAAAATGCCCGATTCATTACAGTAGgaaattcaattgaatgaacgcagcatGACATAGCGTGATGATTTTTCGCATACACAGCGCGATGCATGCCAGCATATGCATGTGTAacgtggaagtgaatccaaccgtGCTAatatgattggttagtattgttaATTATTGTATCCAAGTTTGTGCattcgtgttgtagtttgaaatatgcgatacaATCGCGGTTGGATCGCATACAGCTAGTATAGAATTTCCCAGGGTCCGTGAAACATGGGGTATTTTATAACAAAAAGCGAACCTTGTATGTAAAAGGCACATAACTTATATGGTTTATAGTCAATCTGGTTTTTGTCAGTTAATTATAAATTTTAACTTATTTTACATGTTAGGTAACCTTTTCACACCATGTTAAATCACTTGGCCTTAGAATTTCCacttattaaatattaaataaccTTTTCACACCATGTTATTAAAGTCACTTGGCCTTAAATTATTAACCTATTAAATGTGACTGTCCACCACAAAATAAGCTTTAAATTACATGTCCCTGTTGCTTGTTTGCAAGTTAGTAAAAATCAGTTGGAATTGATaaatcttttgttttctattgtgttTTGAGATTTTCAATGGGCAATATCTAAAAACAAGATTTGCCAACATTACAACTCAttcatggtggatggtcacatatataccCTTTCATACCATGTAGTACTTGGCCTTTTTAGATCAACACAGTTGATAACCCTGTTTGTTAATTGTACTTCACCTAATATCAAGTTACACCTGACATCAAAGACCTATTCAGCGATTTGCTGGTCCAGATTCACATTAGGTGGAGAGCGCCTTGAAAATAGAAGCAGAAAGACTTGTGAAAAAACGaaatgaaccaggccaatttacactgatttcagtggggctaattaggtattcatacGGCCATATCttgggccctcatgatccgattaaCACCAAacttggactgtggatgtttttcatcatgttctactgaaatatgatcataaaaatgctgaaatgcaaaaagaaaattttatgacgtcacacttggTACTCTTTAAACACCCCTTTTGAAATGCAATGCCCCGgtggcgactattcgaggaaatacgttATCTTAATTCCAGTTCCACCTTATTGTCAATCCAGCTGGAAACTTTAACTTTGGTTAGTTTTATGTGAAATTCCATCTGAAAATTGTTGAGATTGATCAAATCCAGTCAACATTAGCACAATTTGgtctaaaattacacaattttgtatggaattccacaatcttccacaCCCTATTCACTTTTCATAGATGAAAATGGGTGGTTGGATCTAGTAACTTAAACTGTTGAATTAAAAAATTTTCCACAGTGGAGGTGCGGTTTTCAAGGAATCCCATTGTGTCACATTATACGCATTAAGGGGTTcatacacccattgcattttttggtACATGCCTGATGTACCACTCTTTGGCTTCtgcctttaaaagcatgtaagcttaACTCCCTCATGCTTCTATTTGCTCCAGTTGGTGCGTTTCCTTCCTCCGTTTACTCTCCTTATCATCTCATATGGGTACGGAGGCGTAAGGTAACTTGCTTTATTTAAAGTCTTCATCTGAAAgagaaaatgataaataaataatcattTATCACACCTTTCACACATATCAAAgccctttacatttattccgctgtcgttgcAATATGTCAACTgacatacaatgcccaaggcttgctcatacctttgggcggtgctcaatggacaatattcctaacagctccccatttcacccctgggtagaaagaggcaagtgaggtaaagcgccttgctcaAGTGCACAACATGCAACCCTCTGATTCTGAGGTGGAGTCTGTACCGCTGCTCCACCATGCCCCCATATGTATGTTacatatttgcataaatgaacatgCTGTTAAAAACGCTACTCAAACAAGATGCTTGTTCTGAAGGATTTTCTCGCCTCCTTGAATGTATTTTGTTCTATTAACATTACCTTATTTCTTAATTGGAGTCATAAACTACTGGGTATAGGAATAACTATATGCTGACTTTATTGAATGTTTTGTTGAACCCTATGTGGTACCCAAACATGctacatttggctattccagttgaaatccatacacctatggaagacatgacctctatctcctatttcaaatgaagtccatgtagggggtgtatgaatttcaatttcaACACATTCTCCTTCTTCTCTTAACTTTGTTCAACCCGTCAAAGGAGAAAATTATTTGGCTTGTGTTGCTGCGCATAAGTTCCAACTGCTTGCATAAACTCACAAAAGTGTCTGTCAGACACAGAATACACAAATCGCACTTTCTGTGTAGGAGCTGAACTTAACTGCTTGTGTGCCATTCTTTATTAATCCACAATATTATGAGTCTCCTCTATCATGAACTGAATAAAGTATAGTCTTGAAGGGCTCGATTAAAAGCTTAATTATGCCATCAACTCATTTAGACCTCTATGTTCATAACAGACTTATTCACTCATCACTCAATCCTGAACAAGTGACTGCCAAGCTGAACTTGGATCAACTTGCTTTCTCTATCCTTCCTTTTCTCCCCATGTTTGCCTGCTTGCCCAAGCACACACCCTCCCGCCAACTCACTTTCCCACCCACTCAGTCAATCACTCACCTACTCTCCTCCTCACTCACTCACCTACGCATCCCCTTGCTCACCCTTCACTCACCTATTCACTGGCTCACTCATTCACCTACTCACCccctcactcaatcactcacacATTCACCTTCTCACTTACTCACCTACTCATCACTCGCTCACCCCTTACTCACCCACTACTCTATTCACTCAATCACCTACTCTCCTCACTCACTCAACTACTCACCCCCTTGTTCACCCCTTCAATTGCCCCtcacttactcactcactcactcatcctCTCACTCACCCTCACCTattcactcaatcactcactcaccTAATCTCCTCAATCACCCACCCCTTGTTCACCCCTTCACTCACCTATTCATCCCCTTACTCACCCCTTCACTCACTCACCTACTCTCCTCTTCACTCACTCAACTACTCAACCCTCGCTCACCCCTTCACTCACCCCCTCACTTACTCATTCACCTTCTCACCCTCTCACTCACCCCTTCACTCatccctcactcactcactcactcactcatctaTTCATCCCCTTGCTGACCCCTCACTCACTCTCTCACTCACCCCTTCACACTCTACCCCCCCAATCACTCACTCATCTGTTCACCCCTCAAtcaatgaatgaatcaatcaatcaatcaatcaatcaatcaatcaatcaatcaatcaatgtccAACTCACCTGTTCTTTGGATAGTTCCCAGCCTTTAGCTGCTTTCATGTTATCTTCTAATTGTTCCAAAGTTTTGACACCAGTGATTACTGAAGACACGGTGTCCTGCTGGATCAACCAGCGTATAGCAATCTGAGACATGGATTTAcctaaaagtgaaaaaaaaaaaataattattacaatatttatttaattactttattAACAATCATGCATAAAAATCCCAAGAAATGCCCAACATGCCAGTGAAAAACAAAGCATGGGCCAAtgcaataaaaacaaacaaatgcaaacaaacagcatttgtgacacgatctggtccatgggggccaaatgcggcacatttgaaactgagataaaagtaaaaatatggagtaaaaaaacaattaaatacataagaaaatacacatcacaaaacctcattccttaagaaccaagtatgttAGACCGTTGGTGTTTTCAGTACATGTATGTGATAGCCTATAATGTTattacaaggtaataattatagtaactcaatttaaaaaaatgcctctggctcccatggagcagattgtgtcacatttaaaAGAGTCAACTCAGCTTTAATAATTTGAGGTATTCAAGGTCATCCCACAAGGGCTCTTTCAATCAATTCCCACTATACAAGCCCAACAAAGCAAATTTAGAAATGTCTTTTGTGACATTTTTACTGACTATAGctttgcaaaatttgaaaatggaATAGATACAAGAAACATTGTTTTTACTGAGGCCACGAGAACCAACCTGAAAACAAACAAGATGTGCATTGACcttatctcccacatagggggtgtagatttcaaatggaacacccAGTCATGTACCCCGATTTGAaaattacactccctgtgtgggatattaaggtcatgtcttccatacggggtgtatggatttcaacttgaatagctcaGTAGGATTCATTTTGCTTTGGCCGCCATTGTTGTTGCTGTCACGGCATCTATAGTCTGCCCTGTTGCAAACAACTGTTGTGTATAGACTCACGTTTTGTGGTTCTTTGCTAGGTTCTCTGGTTTTTATAAATCTCTGGCTCTGTTGGTGTTTTTCTAAAATAACTGGCTTTGTTTTTTGTACTCTGTGTTTTGTTGCTGCAGCAAATTATATGcatgattcttaaacacttgagaaagttcctgcaatcttattggttcttagccgtgtgatatgacacgatataacacggttTAGCGCATACAAGTTGAGGCAACACTCGTAcgtgctatttgaaccaattggaggtgcatagcaacaacgggactgatcaatTCTAAGGCCTAGGTAATtcattgtaaaatgtaggatttaatttgattaaaatttggtatacttatgattaatatttttatttgaataaagtgtttaagaatgagaataaaggtatggTTTTTAGCTGttgttgtgcatctatcgtctcatataaaatgcgatatcattatgtttggcgtaaaacaactcgccttcgcctcattgttttaattaaaataatgatgtcgcccgtgttatatgagacgatagatgcacaacagcggctaaaaacaatacctttattctctaaatggaaAACACTGAAAATCCACTGAAAAGGTCAAACAATATTGGGCCTAAGACACTGCACTAGGGTACACCCACCTGTTTCTTTAGAGACTTCTTCCAAAGCATCCACTACTTTCCAAACTCTCTCATCCTCCCCGTATTTaaaatttggatgactttgataTTTGAGATTAGGATTCTTTTCAGCAAATTCTATTCTACTACCTGGAGGGGGCGCTGTCATGTCTTTCTTAATCTTGCCTGTAAGCCATCCACTGAAATATAACAAAAAagtatgttaccatggttacgctcATATTTTGTTCTACTTGAATTCACAAAATACATGGATTAAAGAGAcagggattttgtgtacaaatagtttatatctatatatatatttgtgacgtgtcatgtcaaaaggagacacttttgggcaggatcgtaaatggagaaatagccaaaattgGTGGGTGAATTTTTCAGTTTGGGATTGTTGCagatttgtgatgttattaatgttaaaaatattgtctgatagttgcagaccggaatataactggcatgttatattttttgagacatttttcaaattaattcctactctcaacattgtcaataataaaaaaaacctcatacttATTTCACAAATATCTTTGGTTTTTGCACAACATGATGACGCAACCAACTGACCAAAGCTAGAAACATGCAACCTTCAGAACACAAATGGAAGACTACAAATGTATACTGCTGCATCACCTACTCACCTTGACTAtgggcaaaatatctaattcttgatcatgagcTAGAGCCACCTTGTGACCTTGGTTATGTAAAGATATTTGCATTGTACATACTACGCAAAGAccacacagcttttgagaatttacCAATCACGGCCTTTGAATAGGGTCGTCGCTAGACAAGGTTGAGGTTCCGTCATGTAAGTCACACAATTGGGTTATTCCACCAAAGTATGTTGATGCAACAGTACACAGAAGGTATGTCCTCTCATGATcgtgaattagatattttgcctatagtaaTTAATGTTGAATGTTCTTACCCTTTTAGAGGACTCCATGGAAGTATTCCTAATCCTTCATTCTTACACACGTCTGTTAGCTCCAATTCCAACTCCCTATTTAATAAACTGTATTGTGCCTGTAAAGAATAATCCAAAACCACTGGTAGAATCTTTCATAAAGCAGCTGCTTAGTAGCCAAAATGGGAACCATTCTGCTCTTTGCAAAAAAAGCATGGGGGTTTTTCACACATGAAGTTCAAGCAAGATTTGGCCCCTGGTGACCACTAGTGGTTGTCGTACTATAgcggttttagaataacataattttcctTTGACAAcacataaggctaatgaaagtaacattttttcaaaccataatgaaataactatttcattattttccagaatttcattatttttcaaaatagtgGCCACTTCATTAACATTTAGCATGCTACATACCTTCTAATATTGTGTTAAAACACAACCCAAATCTATTTGGGAATAGGTTTATTCATTGGCATGTGTGCTTTTTTtgcacaaaatacaaaataatgaattgTTTTGGGATTTTGGTATCACAAACGTGGCTGAAATATCTAAACATGGGCAACATGGGCGGGCTAAAATTAACATAACATCAAGTTTCATTAgcataacacatttagaatttTTCGAGACAATTTCATGATTACGTGACAAttcaatggcgacgtcaaaaatggcgatatcgttaTCCATAATCTACTGTTTTTTCAAATATCAGTCTTACCTGCAGACTAACCCACTTATTAAGTCCCATAAAGTCACAGTAGTCCATAATCTTCTGCATCTGCCATCCAGTGACGTTGCTAGCTCCAATGTAGCGCACTTTACCGCATCTCACTAAATCGTCCATTGTTCTTAGCAACTCCTTAATGTCGGTAGCAGTATCCCAGGCATGAATCTATGGTGAAACAATAACAAgtataaggtaaaggtaaaggagacgatcctgtataaacagtgatcggagtgcccttctctctttcattggcgattgggccagactcctccatgtaatgttgctatagggggatcgctacacctcgtctacagcgagtctgttaccttcccagcatttaagaatgccggtacccatttaaacacctgggtggagagaagTAATCGAGATAaggtgccttactcaagggcacagcaCGATGGCGTTGCCgggattatgagtcagtgcccgttccgctaggccaccgtgtaGTCCATAAGTATAGGGTTGCATAATTATAGCCATGAGtacttattcttattcttacaaAGCCCCTGATTGGGTAACTGCATGATATAATCATTTATATAACCAATCAAAAAAGAGCTTTTAGATCATTGAGGAATGTTCATCTTAATCCCTTCACCCCTACTCACTAAatatcatatctctgattggctcaattcaTGATATAGCTCTCTTCATAACCAGTCTTAGAggcaaataatgtggccagtagTGCCCAGGGAATTAGTTATCTGTGGCAGATACAGCCAAAAAGACGTGTTAAACTAATTACAGACTAAAAATAGTTGTTGATAACAAAACaggtaattttgaaaaaaagtgccTTTTATAACGGTAGATATTTTATCacatttatgatattttattGCCCCTCATATTGTTTGAGCCCAAGCTGATTGAGTTTCATTCTTTTGTATTTCTTTGTTAGTGTATCTGCAGCATATGGGATATGGGAGTGTCAGCATTTTCAActtgtaaaaatgaaaaaaaagaaaaaaaattgcatggtGATCTAACATGTAACATCAAGCTCAATTTGTTTGCATATCATCAGCCTACTACCATAATTGCATACATGAAAGTCattttttgagaacaaagtacaacatctggttcaagcatgcatcagttatgtaatcaccctaattaatttgtatcattatcatttgttcttgtgcaaagattggtgaataaatatgtttaaatacatgcttgaaccatattttatactttgttaaaaattacaaaaaaatgacttaggcaattatcatagtaggctgacgatatatcACATATGTATTCTTTCTCACATATTTAATAAAAAATGAATTCATTAATATTTCAGGCATAAAAATATCTGTGATTGTGATTAATGTAACAGCATATGGTGAATCCATTGCTGTCTGTCTTAACAGTATCAAATTCTAGTATTATTATtagtcagtgttgccaaaacctTGGGTCAAATCACTGAAACATTGACTAAATGTTCTCTTTAAAAACCCTTGCTTTGTATGGGACAGCTAATACTTTCAGAAATTGTGGCAAATATTGAGAAAGTCACTCAAGTTCTTATATTCAGTATTAGTTTGTGGGACGGGAGTCAGGACATGGTGTcgtatccacccaattgggctccCAGATCACAGATTTGGCAACCCTGTAATTAATCTGTTGAAAGAATAAAGAAACCATAGAATATCAAACATGGCCATCTGTCTGGACACAGCCagtcatacatgtataatgaccTAATATGAATATGTTTGCTATAATTACTCACACTCATTGAATCATTTCTTTGAAATGAATTTTATCTCTTTTAAAAACAGGGTTGCCCGTTGCCACAACCATGTGAACGGTAGGAGGGGGTTTGGGGGTAATCAGTACAAATGATCACATGGGgacgtgccacaaacatgggtagcattttcagccttttggtataccaatgaccccatttttctaGGCTAATTTTACTAAATGGactgggtccttttttcaatagTTTTCTCAAATTTGTCAGAAAATAAGCCtgattttgcctcaatctagccaaaatttttgaaatttcaccaacatttttgggaaaatttgtttaaactaagacaatttgggttaaatttggaagaaaattatTGGTATATCGattggtccaaatttcttgaaaaattggtctattgatgggtccactttctgttcaaattctcagtggcacaccgctaccaaaaccaaacttgaatacCCCCAGGCGTGTGACGAATGTTACCAACATCCCACCCTTCCCCTCCCAAAAATTCCCCCAGGGTCGTTGTCTGTTTCTtcgtcaatgggctattccagttgaaatccatacaccccccatggaagacacaacctcaatcttccacacaggaagtgtgcaTAAAATggcgttacctgaatggatgactccatttgaaatctacacctcctgtgtgggagacaaagctcatgtcttccatactggggtgtatggatttcaactggaatagcccaatgtaatcAGTCTttagtcttccacagaggtagtgtgaattttaaatggggttacctgaatgggtgactccatttgaaacctaaaCATCCTGTGTGGTAGATCATTTGTCTTGCATactagggtgtatggatttcaactggaatagcgtcaATAGCCCAATAGCCCACTCACCTAATACAGATCCACATAATCAGTCTTTAGTCtaccacacaggtagtgtgactttaatacctgaatgggtgactccatttgaaatc of Amphiura filiformis chromosome 14, Afil_fr2py, whole genome shotgun sequence contains these proteins:
- the LOC140169846 gene encoding uncharacterized oxidoreductase YrpG-like, encoding MMSDLADEKATPGDVFQQIVDDDNMYRYLGSSGVSVSNICLGTMTFGVNPLGRPGQCDEKLAHQIMDRYVKLGGNFIDTANVYQFGLSEEIVGTWLTKQQREKIVLATKMRFTMDTKNPNSNGLSRKNIIWSLEESLKRLKTDYVDLYQIHAWDTATDIKELLRTMDDLVRCGKVRYIGASNVTGWQMQKIMDYCDFMGLNKWVSLQAQYSLLNRELELELTDVCKNEGLGILPWSPLKGGWLTGKIKKDMTAPPPGSRIEFAEKNPNLKYQSHPNFKYGEDERVWKVVDALEEVSKETGKSMSQIAIRWLIQQDTVSSVITGVKTLEQLEDNMKAAKGWELSKEQMKTLNKASYLTPPYPYEMIRRVNGGRKRTNWSK